A stretch of Miscanthus floridulus cultivar M001 chromosome 13, ASM1932011v1, whole genome shotgun sequence DNA encodes these proteins:
- the LOC136500960 gene encoding uncharacterized protein: MKPASLMILKLLLVGLGLATAPLSTGDDDHHQFVYSGFANASLTLDGTASTTQGGLLELTNGTTMSMGHAFYPAPLRLRDSPNGTVQSFSASFVFGIISVYDLSSHGLTFLVAPSKNFSALAVQYLGLFTGSNNCNTTNHMFAVELDTWQNSEFKDINNNHVGIDINGLTSVQSSPAGFYHDRDGSFENLTLSSQEAMQVWVEYDRVKTRIDVTLAPLAMVRPRRPTVSAIQNLSDVLTDVAYVGFSSSTGKIRTQHYVLGWSFAMNGPAPSINLTMLPKLPRRHQKGRRSWVLEVVLPIATAALLLSLGASAFLLVRRHFRYAEVREDWELEFGPHRFSYKDLFHATGGFENKNLLGVGGFGRVYKGELPRSRLKIAVKRVSHDSKQGMKEFIAEIVSIGRLQNRNLVQLLGYCRRKGELLLVYEYMPNGSLDKYLHNGKEDNSLLSWTERFQIIKGIASGLLYLHEEWDKVVVHRDIKASNVLLDDEMNGRLGDFGLARLYDHGVDPQTTHVVGTIGYLAPELARSGNATPSTDVFAFGMFVLEVTCGQRPVDHQNTQDSQLMLADWVLDKVQNGSFGDTVDARLKGMYDVREAYLALKIGLLCSHPFPSERPTTRQVMQYLDGEIEPPDLSLEVLASMQSEGFDPYIISYPLCILAMATKHTSFLQYLLLLLTTLASCDDQFLFSGFTQSSLNLDGCATVTNSGLLDLTDGTAILNGHAFYPNPLHFRKSPDGKVQSFSVNVVFSIFITYPDLSADGMAFFIAPTKNFSDARAAKYFGLLNDKSNGDPSKHIFMVELDTYKNAELQDINDNHVGININSVISLNSSTAGFYEDDGGTFRNLTLNGNQGTQLWVDYDEGTTQINVTLAPFNLGKPSRPLLSATCDLSTVLSNSTSYIGFSSVATPINTRQYVMGWSFGLNKPAPSLDVSKLPKLPSLGPKAQSMVLAIVLPIATATLILSIGTVVVLIVRRRLKYAEVREDWESEFGPHRFSYKDLFHATGGFKNKHLLGEGGFGKVYKGVLPLSNVEVAVKRMSHESRQGMKEFVTEVVSIGRLRHRNLVQLLGYCRRKGELFLVYNYMPNGSLDKYLHCEEHKAILNWDKRFRVVKGIATGLLYLHEKWEKIVIHRDIKASNVLLDGEMNGRLGDFGLARLYDHGTDPQTTHMVGTKGYLAPELLRTGKASPYTDVFAFGMFLLEVACGQRPVKKNAEGNEFFLVDWVLEHWNNGLLTRTLDSRLQGDYNIDEAHLVLKLGLLCSHPLPSSRPRMREVMQYLDGDMPLPELRPTQLSSNMVALMKNSGLNSSVASYPQMSSSFCTISGLSGGR, translated from the exons ATGAAGCCCGCTTCCTTGATGATCCTAAAACTCCTATTAGTTGGCCTTGGGCTTGCCACTGCACCCCTCAGCACTGGAGACGACGACCACCACCAGTTCGTCTACTCCGGCTTCGCCAATGCTAGCCTCACCCTCGACGGCACAGCCTCCACCACACAAGGCGGGTTGCTCGAGCTGACCAATGGCACAACCATGAGCATGGGCCACGCCTTCTACCCGGCTCCACTGCGCCTTCGCGACTCGCCCAACGGCACGGTGCAGTCTTTCTCCGCCTCCTTCGTGTTCGGCATCATCTCCGTCTATGACTTGAGCAGCCATGGCCTCACCTTCTTGGTCGCACCAAGCAAGAATTTCTCCGCGCTTGCCGTACAATACCTGGGCCTCTTCACTGGCTCCAACAATTGCAACACGACCAATCACATGTTTGCCGTTGAGCTCGACACCTGGCAGAACAGCGAGTTCAAGGACATCAACAACAACCACGTTGGCATCGACATCAACGGCCTGACCTCTGTGCAGTCCAGCCCTGCCGGCTTCTACCATGATCGTGATGGAAGCTTCGAGAACTTGACTCTCAGCAGCCAAGAGGCGATGCAGGTGTGGGTGGAGTACGATAGAGTCAAGACACGGATCGACGTCACCTTGGCTCCTCTAGCCATGGTCAGGCCAAGGAGACCAACAGTGTCAGCCATCCAAAACCTCTCAGATGTGCTCACCGATGTGGCGTACGTCGGCTTCTCATCATCAACAGGCAAGATCCGTACACAACACTACGTGCTCGGATGGAGCTTCGCCATGAACGGCCCTGCTCCATCCATCAATCTAACCATGCTTCCGAAGCTTCCACGACGTCATCAAAAGGGTCGACGATCCTGGGTGTTAGAGGTAGTTCTGCCCATAGCAACTGCAGCACTCCTCCTGTCTCTGGGCGCCAGTGCTTTCTTGCTTGTGAGGAGGCATTTCAGGTATGCGGAGGTACGAGAAGACTGGGAGTTGGAGTTCGGACCACACCGGTTCTCATACAAGGACCTGTTCCATGCGACGGGTGGATTTGAGAACAAAAACCTTCTTGGCGTTGGAGGATTTGGGAGAGTGTACAAAGGGGAGCTTCCGAGATCAAGATTGAAGATAGCCGTGAAGAGGGTGTCACATGACTCCAAGCAAGGCATGAAGGAGTTCATAGCAGAGATTGTCAGCATAGGGCGTCTTCAGAACCGTAATCTCGTCCAGTTGCTTGGCTATTGCCGACGCAAAGGCGAGCTCCTCTTGGTATATGAGTACATGCCCAATGGAAGTTTGGATAAATATCTACATAATGGCAAAGAGGACAATTCTCTATTGAGTTGGACTGAAAGGTTTCAGATCATCAAGGGAATTGCATCGGGCCTGTTGTATCTCCACGAGGAATGGGACAAGGTGGTTGTTCACCGAGACATCAAGGCAAGCAATGTGCTCCTAGATGATGAGATGAATGGACGGTTAGGTGATTTCGGCCTTGCAAGACTTTATGATCATGGCGTCGACCCACAAACTACACATGTGGTTGGTACCATAGGTTACCTTGCTCCAGAGCTAGCACGCAGTGGAAATGCCACTCCTTCTACAGATGTTTTTGCCTTTGGTATGTTCGTCCTTGAGGTCACATGTGGACAGAGGCCTGTCGATCACCAAAACACGCAAGATAGCCAGCTCATGTTGGCTGATTGGGTGCTTGACAAGGTGCAAAATGGATCATTCGGTGATACCGTGGATGCTAGACTCAAAGGGATGTATGATGTTCGTGAGGCATACTTGGCGCTAAAAATAGGCCTGCTATGCTCACACCCATTCCCCAGTGAAAGGCCTACCACGCGGCAGGTCATGCAATACCTCGATGGGGAAATTGAGCCTCCAGATTTAAGCCTCGAGGTACTAGCCTCTATGCAAAGTGAAGGGTTCGACCCATACATCATTTCATATCCATTG TGCATACTTGCAATGGCAACGAAACATACATCCTTCCTTCagtacctgctcctcctcctcacaaCTTTGGCCTCCTGCGATGATCAATTTCTCTTCTCTGGCTTCACCCAATCCAGCTTAAACCTTGATGGCTGTGCCACCGTCACAAACAGCGGTCTCCTTGATCTGACCGATGGCACTGCAATTCTCAATGGTCACGCTTTCTACCCCAACCCTTTGCACTTCCGCAAATCACCTGATGGTAAAGTTCAATCCTTTTCGGTCAATGTTGTTTTCAGTATCTTCATCACATACCCAGACCTGAGCGCTGATGGCATGGCCTTCTTCATCGCCCCTACCAAGAATTTCTCCGATGCGCGGGCAGCCAAGTACTTTGGCCTCCTCAATGATAAAAGCAATGGAGACCCAAGCAAACACATCTTCATGGTCGAGCTCGACACCTACAAAAATGCTGAGCTCCAAGACATCAATGACAACCACGTCGGCATCAACATCAACAGTGTGATCTCCTTGAATTCAAGCACAGCTGGCTTCTATGAAGATGACGGCGGTACCTTCAGGAATCTGACGCTCAATGGAAACCAGGGAACACAACTGTGGGTAGACTATGATGAGGGTACTACACAGATCAATGTGACCTTGGCTCCATTCAACTTGGGCAAACCATCAAGGCCACTGCTCTCTGCAACCTGTGATCTCTCAACTGTACTCTCCAACTCAACTTCGTACATTGGATTCTCATCCGTAGCTACTCCCATCAACACCCGTCAGTATGTGATGGGCTGGAGCTTTGGCCTGAATAAACCAGCTCCATCCCTTGATGTCTCCAAGCTTCCCAAGTTGCCTTCTCTTGGTCCAAAGGCCCAGTCCATGGTCTTAGCAATTGTCCTACCGATAGCCACTGCAACATTGATCCTCTCCATAGGCACTGTTGTCGTTCTCATTGTGCGAAGGCGGCTGAAGTATGCTGAGGTGCGTGAGGATTGGGAGAGTGAGTTTGGTCCACACCGGTTTTCATACAAGGATTTGTTCCATGCTACAGGTGGCTTTAAGAATAAACACCTGCTCGGAGAAGGAGGTTTTGGGAAAGTATATAAAGGAGTGCTTCCATTGTCTAATGTAGAGGTTGCTGTGAAAAGGATGTCTCATGAGTCAAGACAGGGAATGAAGGAGTTTGTCACTGAGGTTGTTAGCATTGGTCGACTCCGCCATCGCAACCTTGTGCAGCTACTTGGCTATTGCAGGAGAAAAGGTGAACTGTTTTTGGTTTACAATTACATGCCCAATGGTAGCCTTGATAAATATCTACACTGTGAAGAGCACAAGGCTATTTTGAATTGGGATAAGAGATTTCGAGTTGTCAAAGGCATCGCTACAGGCTTGTTGTATCTCCATGAGAAATGGGAGAAGATAGTGATCCATAGAGACATCAAGGCAAGCAATGTACTCTTAGATGGTGAGATGAATGGCCGCCTTGGTGACTTCGGCCTTGCAAGGTTATATGATCATGGCACTGACCCACAAACAACACATATGGTTGGCACAAAGGGGTACCTAGCCCCCGAGCTACTGCGCACTGGGAAGGCATCCCCTTATACAGATGTTTTTGCCTTTGGCATGTTCCTTCTTGAGGTTGCATGTGGGCAAAGACCTGTCAAGAAAAATGCAGAGGGTAATGAATTTTTCTTGGTCGATTGGGTGCTCGAGCACTGGAACAATGGTTTGCTTACAAGGACACTGGATTCTAGGCTTCAGGGTGACTATAACATTGATGAGGCCCATCTTGTGTTGAAGCTAGGACTCTTGTGCTCACACCCTCTTCCTAGTTCAAGGCCTAGGATGCGAGAAGTTATGCAATACCTTGATGGCGACATGCCACTACCTGAGCTGAGGCCGACCCAGCTGAGCTCAAACATGGTTGCCTTGATGAAAAACAGCGGACTGAACTCATCTGTTGCGTCATATCCACAAATGTCATCAAGCTTCTGCACAATATCTGGCCTCTCAGGAGGAAGATGA